A genomic region of Streptococcus suis contains the following coding sequences:
- a CDS encoding ABC transporter ATP-binding protein, which translates to MFRLIFDYIKRHKWLYLLVAVTLIIYDATLLLPTQIIQRMVDILTKNELTQAILVQEMTLLLLVTVLNYATAFIWHLKLFQASVNFKFDMQQRAFKKLVTMRTPFYEKFRSGDVMTRFSTDVDGLMEMVGYGLMIVVYAGGMLAFIIPTMFFIDWKISLVALLPMLFMTLCIFFIGRKQDKAIDANREAVAQLNNEVLEVIEGIRVTRAYSKKATQKAQFQARTKQLAQGGDRITSLQSLYNPLATVCLGLSTIFVLLMGAQAVKAGQLTLGQVIALQLYVGSLLEPFWTLADFILVYQTGKTSFEKLQELIETGDDLEADGSKEIAELSSISFKNYSFSYPQAERASLQDINWTLKAGQTVGIVGKTGSGKTTLVRQFLRQYPIGQGNFFINHQSVLDFKRSSIEAKIGYVPQEHILFSRSVGENIALGKVASSSEEIEQAIATAAFSQDLKRMSDGLDTMIGERGVSISGGQKQRISIARAFLREPDLLILDDSLSAVDARTERQIIQNIQKERAGKTNVIVTHRLSAVNHADWVLVLDEGRIVEEGRPADLLAQRGWYYEQYQRQQSQEGGE; encoded by the coding sequence ATGTTTCGATTAATTTTTGACTACATCAAGCGTCATAAGTGGCTCTATCTATTGGTTGCTGTGACCTTGATTATTTATGACGCCACACTTTTGCTACCAACGCAAATCATACAGCGGATGGTCGATATACTGACCAAGAATGAATTGACTCAGGCCATATTGGTTCAGGAGATGACCTTATTGTTATTGGTAACAGTACTGAACTATGCAACAGCCTTCATTTGGCATCTGAAATTATTTCAGGCCTCTGTCAACTTCAAGTTTGACATGCAGCAACGTGCCTTTAAAAAATTAGTAACCATGCGGACTCCATTTTATGAAAAATTCCGCTCAGGAGATGTCATGACTCGTTTTTCAACGGATGTGGATGGCCTGATGGAGATGGTGGGTTACGGTCTTATGATTGTCGTCTATGCAGGCGGTATGTTGGCTTTTATCATTCCCACGATGTTCTTCATTGATTGGAAAATTTCGCTAGTAGCTTTACTACCGATGCTATTCATGACACTATGTATATTTTTTATCGGGAGAAAACAAGATAAGGCGATTGATGCCAATAGGGAAGCTGTAGCCCAGCTCAATAATGAAGTTTTGGAGGTCATCGAAGGCATTCGAGTGACTAGGGCTTATAGTAAAAAAGCAACTCAAAAGGCTCAATTTCAAGCTCGTACCAAGCAATTGGCTCAGGGTGGGGATCGCATCACTTCCTTGCAATCATTGTATAATCCATTAGCCACAGTCTGTTTGGGATTATCTACTATTTTCGTGCTTCTCATGGGGGCACAAGCCGTGAAAGCAGGGCAATTGACCTTGGGACAAGTAATTGCCCTTCAATTGTATGTTGGTTCGCTTTTAGAGCCGTTTTGGACACTAGCAGATTTCATCCTTGTTTATCAGACTGGTAAGACATCTTTCGAAAAACTGCAAGAGCTGATTGAGACGGGTGATGATTTGGAGGCTGATGGTTCTAAGGAAATTGCAGAGCTGTCTAGTATTTCCTTCAAAAATTATAGCTTTAGTTATCCACAGGCGGAAAGAGCCAGCCTACAGGACATCAATTGGACACTGAAAGCAGGGCAAACTGTAGGTATCGTTGGGAAGACTGGTTCGGGAAAAACGACCTTGGTTCGCCAATTCTTACGCCAGTATCCGATTGGTCAGGGAAATTTTTTCATCAATCATCAATCTGTTTTAGACTTTAAACGTTCTAGTATAGAGGCAAAAATTGGCTATGTTCCACAAGAACACATTTTGTTTTCAAGGTCTGTTGGAGAAAATATTGCCCTTGGGAAAGTAGCTAGTAGCTCTGAGGAGATTGAACAAGCCATTGCCACAGCAGCTTTTAGTCAAGATTTAAAACGGATGAGTGATGGTCTTGATACCATGATTGGTGAGCGTGGTGTGTCTATTTCTGGCGGTCAGAAACAACGGATTTCCATTGCCCGTGCTTTCCTGCGAGAGCCAGATTTGCTAATTCTCGATGATTCTTTGTCGGCAGTGGATGCTCGGACAGAACGCCAGATTATCCAAAATATTCAAAAAGAACGTGCAGGCAAAACCAATGTCATCGTGACCCATCGTCTATCTGCTGTCAACCATGCAGACTGGGTACTAGTCTTGGATGAGGGGCGTATCGTTGAGGAGGGGCGTCCAGCTGATTTGCTTGCCCAAAGAGGTTGGTACTATGAACAATACCAACGACAACAAAGCCAGGAAGGAGGAGAGTAA